The genomic interval ATTCCGGCGCACGTTCCGGGTGAGCGTGACGTCGAGGTCGGTGATCAGCCAGCCGGGTTCATTCCAGGCGCCCTGCGCGACCACACCGTCCTCCGGCAGACCGTGGTCGGCCGGGGCGTAGATGCCGCTTGCTCCGTGCGCGTCCTCCACGGCGTAGGTCCAGGGGGCGTCCGCGATGAGCGGAGCGTGCAGGGCGTACAGCTGGTTTTCCAGGGCGCGGGCCATGCTGCCCACGCGCACGCGGGTGTACCCGGCGCGGCTGCCGGTAAAGGACGGCACCACCAGCAGTTCCGCGCCCCCTTCAGCGAGGTGCCGGGCCAGGCTGGGGAATTCACTGTCGTAGCAGATGGCAATGCCGAAGCGCAGGGTTCCACCGGCGCGCAGCGGCAGGTCGAACACGCGGACGCCCTCGCCGGGTGCGATGTCCCATTCCTCCGCCTCGAAACGGGTCATCAGGAGTTTGTCCTGGTGGCTGACCGTGCCGTCCGGTCCGAACACGAACGCCCGGTTCACGAACGTGCCGCCGTGCGCGACCGGGTAGCTGCCCGCCACGATCGCCACCGCGAACTGCCGCGCCAGCCGCTCGTGCAGGGCCAGGAAGTCCGGCAGGAACGCCTGCAAGGGCGCCCGCATGCCCCGCACGTCGTGGCGCAGTTCAGGAGGCAGCAGGCTGATCAGTTCCAGTGGCGCGTACTCCGGGAAGGCCAGCAGCTCGGCGCCGCGGGCAGCTGCATCTGCCACCCAGCGGGTCAGTTTCGTCTCGAAGTCCGCCCAGGACGCCAGGAAATCCACCGGGTACGCTCCGGCCGCCACCCGCACCGGCCCTGCCACGTCAGTCTGTGCCGTCATGCGCCCGAGTGTAGCCGCGCGCGTGCCCGGCGCGCCGCTGCCGAATGACCTATCCGGGCGCCGCGGGGCGCTACGCTGCGCGCATGACGCTCACCCCCGGCGCGCTGCGTGAACAGGTGTGGAACGACCTGCTGGCCCGCCGCGCCTGCGCGTACCCCACGCCGCCGCACGGGCACTGCCCGAATTTCACGCACGCGCGCCGCGCCGCCACGCACCTGCTCGCTCACCCGGCGGTGGCGGCGCTGCACACCCTGATCGTGGGCCCGGAGCGGGCGCTGCTGCCCCTGCGGCAGCAGGCGCTGAAAGCCGGGAAGGTGCTGTACGTTCCGCATCAGAAGAAGGCCGGCTGGTACTGGCGGGTCACGGCGCCGGCCGGCGCCAGGCTCAGCGCCCTGCCGGACCACGGCGAAGCGGTCCTGAGGCCTGTGGGCGCGCAGGCGGCGGTGCTGGCCTGCGTGGTCGTGGACCGCCGCGGGCAGCGGCTGGGCAAGGGGTTCGGCTGGGGCGCCCGGGGCCTGCCTGAGGCCCTGCCGTCGTTCACGCTGGCCCACCCCCTGATGCTGCGGGACGTGCTGCCCTGCCCGGCCGACTCAACCGTGACCCTGATCGGAACCTCCGGCGGGGTGATCGAGTGCCCCGGCGCGCCCGCAACCCCGGCCCCGTGAAGCGCGTACCATGCGGCATGAGCAACCGCAACAGCCCCCACCCCCTCGTGCCTGCCCTCGTGACGGTCGCCACGGTCGGCGTGGCCGCCGGCGCCGCGTACGTGGCCCGGGTCCGCCGGCAGGAGGTCAAGGGACTCGTGGTGAACCGCGTGCTGGAACGGCCCGCCAGCCGCAGTTCGTACACGGACCTCGCGCAGAGCCTTGAACGGTCCGGAACGTTCCTGACGGGCCGCGCCGCGCGCGCCGCCGACACGCACGCCAACCGTGAACTGCTGGCCCACATCATCGGCATTGAACGCTGGGGGCAGCAGCGGCTGCGCGCGGCCCTCGGGTCGCACGCCGACCAGACCGACTCATACCACGGTTACCGCCCCGCGCAGGACGCCACGCTGGATGAACTGCGCGCCCTGGTGACCAGCACCCGCGCCCACACCGTGGACCTGGCGCGGCGGCTGCACCGGTCCGCGCCGGATGACGCGCTGACAATCCTGCACAACAGCCTGGGTCCCCTGAGTGCCAAGGCGTGGCTGCGGTACCTGACGCAGCACGCGGACCTCGAGAGCCGGCGCCTGCGCGGTACCGCCGCTTCCGGGACTGCCCCGGCGGCGTTGCCGTCCAGGACACTTTCTGCACCCACAACAAAACTGTAAGAGCCCTGGGAATAGCCTGAGGCCGCCATGAGTGTTCTCAACAGCGTACTGACCGCCATCGTCAAAGAAGGAGCCAGTGACATCCACCTGCGCACCGGCAGCGCTCCCGCCGGCCGCATCAACGGCGAGATCAAACGCTTCGGGGAAACCCGGCTGGGTAACGATCAGGTCGAGGCCTTCGCGCGGGAAATGATGACCCCCGCGATGTGGGACGAGTTCACGCAGCGGCGTGACGCCGACTTCGCGTACGGCATTTCCGGCCTGGCGCGTTTCCGCGTGAACGCCTACTGGCAGCGCGGCAGCATCGGCCTGATCATGCGCGTCATTGAGGAGCGGCCCATTCCCACCTTCGCGCAGCTTGGCCTGCCGGAAGAGACCTTCACGCAGCTCGCGCAGCATGAGCGCGGCCTGATTCTGGTGACCGGCCCAACCGGAAGCGGCAAGACCACCACGCTCGCCAGCCTGCTCAACCACATCAACGAGACGCAGCCCGTGAACATCGTCACGCTGGAAGACCCCATCGAGATCCTGCACCGCGACCGCATGGCAATGATCAGCCAGCGCGAACTGGGCATGGACACCCTCAGTTTCGCCAATGGTCTGCGCGCCAGCATGCGCCAGGACCCGGACGTGATCCTGATTGGCGAGATGCGCGACAAGGAAACCGTGGAAGCGGCCCTCAGCGCCGCGCAGACCGGTCACCTCGTGTTCTCCACGCTGCACACCCAGGACGCGATCCGCACCGTGAACCGCATCATTGACTTCTTCGCGCCGCATGAACGCGACCAGATCCGCCAGGGTCTCAGCGAGAGCATCGTGGGCATCATCAGCCAGCGCCTGCTGCCCAAGGTGGGCGGCGGGCGCGTGCTGGGCCTGGAGGTTCTGCTGGGCACCCCCACCGTCCGCGAGTGCATCAAGGACGCGGAACGGACCGAGGAGATCAAGCAGGCCCTGCAGGAAGGCGGCGCACGCGGGATGCACACCTTCGACCAGCACCTCGCGCACCTCGTGGCGAGCGGCCTGATGTACGAGGACGACGCCCTGGCGAGCGCCACCAGCCCCCATGAGCTGAAGATCATGACCATGCGCGCCAAGTACGCGTAAATTCAGCCCAACAAGGGACTTCGCGCCGGGCCAGGCACTTTCAGTCTGGCCCGCCGCGTGTGCCCTGCTGTTGTACGCGGACCGTGAGTTCGTCGGACACGACTGGATTCAGGGCCTGGCGCAGAAGGGCATTCCGATCTGTGTGCGCTTGCGACGCGACAGCCCAATGGACGAGTGGTCTGCTCAGGACTGGCTGGGACGTCTGCAGACCGGCAGCGCCGGTCTGCTGGTCGAGCACGTCGAGGTCTACGGGCAGCCGATGAACGTCGTGTTGACGTTCACGCCGGACGGAGACGCCCTGATCATTGCCAGCAACACCGGCGCCGTGACCGCCATTCAGGCGCAGTATCGTCATCGCTTCCGGGTCGAGTGCCTGTTCCGAGCGCTCAAATCCAAAGGGTTCAACTTGGAGAGCACGCCTATGACGCTCCACGTGATCGTGGAGCGCCTCCTGTGCTTGCTGACCCTGACCGACGTCTGGTGCGTGCTGGTGGGCATCCCCGAGATCTGCCCGAACAAACAGCATGGTCGCCGGGCCTGGAGCGTCGTGACGCTGGGTTTACGGGCCCTGGTTCGCGCCATCAGCCGGAAGGTTGATCACGAAGAGGTGCCCCTCTTACGACTGATTGACCTGTTCATGCCGTCCAAGACGCACAGCTGAGAAACTGTCGGGTACTGAGGCTTCCAGCCCACGTGGTCGCAGAAGATGACGACACGCTGGCCTTCCTCGACATCCATCCCGCCGCTCCTGGGCATACCCTGATTATTCCAAAACGGCCCGCACGGGACCTCCTGGACGCGGAAGCAGACGCCGTGGCTGCGGTGGCAAGAATGGTGCAACAGGTGGCCAGACTGCTTGACGTAACGTTTGCTCCAGAGGGAATCACTGTGCTTCAGAGCAACCGAGCCGCCGCAGGCCAGGATGTTTTCTACTACCACGTCCATGTCATCCCCCGGTTCCAAGTTGACGAGGTGAGCATCAGCTATCAGGTGCTGAAAGACCTTGACCTCGCTGATGTGGCGCGGCGGATGAGGGCAGGTCAAACCTCTTGATCGCGGCGGAGCTTGGCTCTCTATGCCAGAGAGCTGACCGCCTCTTCACTGGTGTTGAGAGGTCCATGTTGCACCTGTGCCGTCATCAATAATGGGAGTCCGTTGGCTTGCCAACCCGTTGCTTCGAAGTGCCGTATTTATGGGCAGAGGCGGCACTGCTGATCCAGATCGAGACAAGTAAAACGTCGTGTTCAGCGCACAGCTTGTGCACCCAACAGACCACCAATAAGCGTCGCGTACTTTGGTGCGCGGTCACGCGGCGATCCGGCGGGCGTGGGCACCCGCCGCAATGCAACGTCCTGCACCCTGACCGGACGGCGCGGCCCCTACCCTGAAAGCCATGCCGCTTCCCACGCTGTTCACCATCGGGTACGAGGACACGTCCCTGCACGACTTTCTGGCCGCGCTGCACGATCATCAGGTGCAGGTGGTGGTGGATACCCGCGAGCGGGCGCAGAGCCGCCGCCGCGGGTACAGCAAGACGGCTCTCAGCGAGGCGCTGAAGGCGCAGGGCGTGAACTACCGGCATCTGCGCGCGCTGGGGACACCCGCACCTGTGCGTCAGGCCTACCGGCTTGACCGGGATTTCGCGGCGCTGAAAGCGGCGTACACCCTGCACCTCGGCGCGCAGCAGGACGCCCTGAGTGAACTTGGGCAGCTGGCCGCGGCCGGGCGGGTCGCTCTGCTGTGCTACGAAAAGCATGCCGGCGAGTGCCACCGCAGCCTGATTGCGCGCCGCCTTCAGGAGCTGGGCCTTGTGGGCGAGGTCGTGGACCTGAGCGCCTGACCCTGCCGGACGTCAGGCGCGCATGCCGGCGCCCTGCTTGTTCATCCACGCGGGGGGTTTCGGAGCGAAGCGGCCCAGGATGGTCTGCTGGTCGTACGCGAGGTACGCGTCTGCCCAGGGGAAGGTCTGGTTCAGCACGCGGATCGCCTCGGGGCTGCCCATGCCGTGATCGAGCTGGTACAGCACGAACTGCTCCGGGGTTTCCAGGCGCAGGTAGGTGGGCATGCTGCCGGCATGCTCGTCGAGCACACTCTGGAATTCACCCACGGCGTCGGGTGTGGCGTTCTCCAGGTCGATGGTCACGTACATGACCTTGGGCACCTCGGCGAGCTGCTCGACGCTGACGACCTCCTCGGCGATGGCGCGCAGGCCGCCGTCCTCGGATTCCAGTTCCACGATGACCAGGGCGGGCGTGTCGTTCACGAGTTTGTCCTGAATGCGGTCGTAGGCGCGGCTGAACGCCACGAGTTCCGTCTGGCCGGACTCGTCGGCGAGAATGAAGCGGGCCATCATGCCGCCACTTTTGGTGGGTTTCTTGACGACACTTTCGATCATGCCGGCCAGCACGGCCTTCATGCGTTTGCCGGGCGCGACGTTCTGTGTCTGGAACCAGGTGTCCAGGTCCGCGATGCGGCAGCTGGCAGCCTCGCGCAGGCCCTCGTGCTGCTCCAGAGGGTGGCCGCTGATGTACAGCCCCAGGGCTTCTTTCTCGATGGCGAGACGTTCCAGGTCCGTGAACGGCGTGACGCCCGCCCGGAGTTTCGGTTCGGGCGCCACCTCCTGCGCGCCGAACAGGGCGTCCATGCCGCTGTTGGCGAGGGCCGCGGCGCCCTGCGCCCAGGTCATGGCTTCCTCCAGGCTCTCGAGCAGCTGGCGGCGGTCGCCGAACTGGTCGAAGGCGCCGGACTTGATGAGGCTTTCCAGGGCCTTGCGGTTGCAGACCTTGTGGCCCAGGCGGGAGCAGAAGTCCGCGAGGGACCGGAAGCGCCCGGCGCGTTCACGCTCCTCCAGAATTTTCAGCACGGCGCCTTCCCCGAGGCCCTTGATGGCGTACAGGCCGAACAGAATCTCCTGCCCGACCACCGCGAAGTCGGCGTTCGAGCGGTTGATGTCCGGCGGCAGGACCCGGACGTCCATCTTGCGAGCGTCACTGACGTACTCGGCGACCTTGTCACTGTCCTTGCGTTCCACGGTGAGGAGCGCGGCCATGAACTGCACGGGGTAGTTCGCCTTGAGCCACGCGGTCTGGTACGTGATCACGCCGTACGCGGCGG from Deinococcus taeanensis carries:
- a CDS encoding carbon-nitrogen hydrolase family protein, whose translation is MTAQTDVAGPVRVAAGAYPVDFLASWADFETKLTRWVADAAARGAELLAFPEYAPLELISLLPPELRHDVRGMRAPLQAFLPDFLALHERLARQFAVAIVAGSYPVAHGGTFVNRAFVFGPDGTVSHQDKLLMTRFEAEEWDIAPGEGVRVFDLPLRAGGTLRFGIAICYDSEFPSLARHLAEGGAELLVVPSFTGSRAGYTRVRVGSMARALENQLYALHAPLIADAPWTYAVEDAHGASGIYAPADHGLPEDGVVAQGAWNEPGWLITDLDVTLTRNVRRNGHVLNWRDRHVGGTRPAAAQLVTLGSAPEPA
- a CDS encoding 5-formyltetrahydrofolate cyclo-ligase, which encodes MTLTPGALREQVWNDLLARRACAYPTPPHGHCPNFTHARRAATHLLAHPAVAALHTLIVGPERALLPLRQQALKAGKVLYVPHQKKAGWYWRVTAPAGARLSALPDHGEAVLRPVGAQAAVLACVVVDRRGQRLGKGFGWGARGLPEALPSFTLAHPLMLRDVLPCPADSTVTLIGTSGGVIECPGAPATPAP
- a CDS encoding DinB family protein translates to MSNRNSPHPLVPALVTVATVGVAAGAAYVARVRRQEVKGLVVNRVLERPASRSSYTDLAQSLERSGTFLTGRAARAADTHANRELLAHIIGIERWGQQRLRAALGSHADQTDSYHGYRPAQDATLDELRALVTSTRAHTVDLARRLHRSAPDDALTILHNSLGPLSAKAWLRYLTQHADLESRRLRGTAASGTAPAALPSRTLSAPTTKL
- a CDS encoding PilT/PilU family type 4a pilus ATPase, whose product is MSVLNSVLTAIVKEGASDIHLRTGSAPAGRINGEIKRFGETRLGNDQVEAFAREMMTPAMWDEFTQRRDADFAYGISGLARFRVNAYWQRGSIGLIMRVIEERPIPTFAQLGLPEETFTQLAQHERGLILVTGPTGSGKTTTLASLLNHINETQPVNIVTLEDPIEILHRDRMAMISQRELGMDTLSFANGLRASMRQDPDVILIGEMRDKETVEAALSAAQTGHLVFSTLHTQDAIRTVNRIIDFFAPHERDQIRQGLSESIVGIISQRLLPKVGGGRVLGLEVLLGTPTVRECIKDAERTEEIKQALQEGGARGMHTFDQHLAHLVASGLMYEDDALASATSPHELKIMTMRAKYA
- a CDS encoding transposase gives rise to the protein MYADREFVGHDWIQGLAQKGIPICVRLRRDSPMDEWSAQDWLGRLQTGSAGLLVEHVEVYGQPMNVVLTFTPDGDALIIASNTGAVTAIQAQYRHRFRVECLFRALKSKGFNLESTPMTLHVIVERLLCLLTLTDVWCVLVGIPEICPNKQHGRRAWSVVTLGLRALVRAISRKVDHEEVPLLRLIDLFMPSKTHS
- a CDS encoding HIT family protein, encoding MVAEDDDTLAFLDIHPAAPGHTLIIPKRPARDLLDAEADAVAAVARMVQQVARLLDVTFAPEGITVLQSNRAAAGQDVFYYHVHVIPRFQVDEVSISYQVLKDLDLADVARRMRAGQTS
- a CDS encoding DUF488 domain-containing protein yields the protein MPLPTLFTIGYEDTSLHDFLAALHDHQVQVVVDTRERAQSRRRGYSKTALSEALKAQGVNYRHLRALGTPAPVRQAYRLDRDFAALKAAYTLHLGAQQDALSELGQLAAAGRVALLCYEKHAGECHRSLIARRLQELGLVGEVVDLSA